In Paraburkholderia youngii, the genomic stretch AAACAGGCTCGCGCGAAAAAGAACGCCGAGCTGAAGAAACTCGAAGACGCGGGCTACCAGCCGGCGCAGAACGATCCGAACTATCCGGACAAGCTGCAGGCGGCGCAGAAAAAGGCCGGCGTCGGTGCGCCGGCCAGCCAGTAACGGACAAGCCCACGCCCGGCGCGGTATTCAGCGCCGACGAGACGCCGGGCGGCTTCGGTTAGGCTTTGCCGTCAGCAACGCGATCCGCGGGGAACGTGATCATGGCAACGAAGCATGAAGTGAAACGCTACAAGGCGAACCTCTCCGACGAACTGCACAGCGCCGCCCTGTATGAGACGCTCGCGCGCGTCGAGAAAGACGAGACCCGCAAGCAGATCTATCAGGATCTCGCGCAATCCGAACACAGTCACGCGCAAGTGTGGGCCGACAAGCTCCGAGCCAACGGCATCGAACCGAAAGGCCGCGGTCATGCTATCAAAACGCGTTTGATGAAGGGGCTCGTGCGCGTGTGCGGCGCGGACTTCGTGCTGCCTACTCTTGCCGCCGCCGAATACGCGGACCGCAACAAATATCGAGGTCAAGGCGACGCAGGCCACATGTCGGCCGATGAGCATCACCACGCGGCGGTCGTGCAGACGCTCGCCAGCACCAGCAACCCCGACCTGTCGCCCGGCGCGCGCATCGCCGCAGCCGAGTCGTGGCACAAGGGCGCCGCGTCGGGCAACGATCTGCGCGCGGCCGTGCTCGGCGCGAACGATGGCCTCGTGTCGAACTTCTGCCTGATCATGGGCGTCGCCGGCGCGGGCACCGGCAACCAGGCGATCCTGTTGACCGGCCTCGCCGGGCTGATCGCCGGTGCCTGTTCGATGGCGCTCGGCGAATGGCTGTCGGTCACCAATGCGCGCGAACTCGCGAGCACCCAGATCGCCAAGGAAGCCGAGGAGATCGAAGAGCAGCCCGAAGCGGAGGAGCACGAGCTCGCGCTGATCTATCGCGCGAAGGGGCTCGACGCGAACGAGGCGAAACGCGTGGCCGCGCAGATGATGCGCGACAAGGAC encodes the following:
- a CDS encoding VIT1/CCC1 transporter family protein produces the protein MATKHEVKRYKANLSDELHSAALYETLARVEKDETRKQIYQDLAQSEHSHAQVWADKLRANGIEPKGRGHAIKTRLMKGLVRVCGADFVLPTLAAAEYADRNKYRGQGDAGHMSADEHHHAAVVQTLASTSNPDLSPGARIAAAESWHKGAASGNDLRAAVLGANDGLVSNFCLIMGVAGAGTGNQAILLTGLAGLIAGACSMALGEWLSVTNARELASTQIAKEAEEIEEQPEAEEHELALIYRAKGLDANEAKRVAAQMMRDKDKALDTLTREELGLDPAELGGNPWSAAGVSFCLFSLGAIFPVMPFLWSHGVSAIVQCVVLSMLALASIGVFTSLFNGRSAGFSAMRQIIIGLFAAGFTFGVGRLLGVSIS